The following proteins come from a genomic window of Bactrocera tryoni isolate S06 chromosome 1, CSIRO_BtryS06_freeze2, whole genome shotgun sequence:
- the LOC120766632 gene encoding uncharacterized protein LOC120766632, with protein MQLTKMFAVTRGRQCLCMAGLVLQFLILFKCCPITVTITIPRRTANNVSDTVELMTLRAVGRSVTQCLAATEQWLCLEDQLLRFVDAVAQDNSTWQWGDYIFVEKLTGNKSEGRTEEQLNFSKTQAPRQRSLKTEGDSQHNESGIAAGLLQLAKTRSIRLQLPTSVGTLSKISAGISDAIDGLALQNIAPAETSPETEAAQADEGRKKKGKDKNMAMMGGMAMMAMVAQMFLGKVILIAGAAFVMAKIALLVSVLGSLKKGSTGNSVSTERIVVTGHGHGGGGGHSGYEHDEGWHRRMPHIYPVTGIISEELQPVKAYHHSPTPPPPSKASASHQNHRYYVNEINEAANEDIDDGYRRKQGQAGFL; from the exons atgcaattgaCGAAAATGTTTGCGGTAACGCGTGGCCGCCAGTGTTTGTGTATGGCAGGGcttgttttgcaatttttgatcCTTTTCAAATGCTGCCCGATTACCGTGACCATAACAATACCAAGAAGGACAGCCAATAATGTGAGTGACACAGTCGAGTTGATGACATTGCGTGCTGTTGGCCGCTCGGTCACACAGTGCTTGGCTGCAACGGAGCAGTGGCTATGTTTAGAGGATCAATTGCTGAGGTTCGTCGATGCCGTCGCACAGGACAACAGCACATGGCAATGGGGGGATTACATTTTCGTCGAGAAGTTGACAGGCAATAAGAGTGAAGGACGCACAGAAGAACagcttaatttttcaaaaactcaggCACCTCGACAACGCTCACTCAAAACAGAAGGTGACAGCCAGCATAACGAGAGTGGTATTGCAGCGGGTTTGTTGCAACTAGCTAAAACGCGTTCAATTCGCTTACAGTTACCAACCTCCGTTGGAACCCTGAGTAAAATTAGCGCTGGAATCTCGGATGCAATCGATGGGCTGGCGTTGCAGAATATTGCGCCGGCTGAAACGTCGCCCGAAACGGAGGCGGCGCAAGCGGATGAAG GACGCAAAAAGAAGGGCAAAGACAAAAATATGGCAATGATGGGTGGAATGGCGATGATGGCTATGGTCGCGCAAATGTTCCTCGGCAAAGTGATCCTGATCGCGGGCGCCGCCTTCGTTATGGCGAAAATAGCACTGCTCGTTTCCGTACTC gGCAGTCTCAAAAAGGGATCAACTGGAAATAGCGTCAGCACGGAGCGTATTGTTGTAACCGGCCACGGACATGGCGGCGGAGGTGGTCATAGCGGATATGAGCACGATGAAGGATGGCATCGTCGCATGCCACATATTTATCCTGTGACAGGAATAATCAGCGAAGAGCTACAGCCTGTCAAAGCTTATCATCATTCGCCAACGCCACCTCCTCCATCGAAAGCTTCCGCTAGTCATCAAAATCACCGCTATTACGTCAATGAAATCAACGAAGCAGCTAATGAAGACATAGATGATGGATATAGACGTAAACAGGGTCAAGCTGGATTTCTTTAG
- the LOC120766633 gene encoding uncharacterized protein LOC120766633 produces the protein MDVNFRLGIALILIALCQEATLLELPAQNSNGNSSPHKTARSTLLDNGLTRTLKHIYGICGDRDDLFWCFKVQAARMLGRALKVHNINILEGVTIIKKVENETRTARASANADFILNNRDLDNLSMKSLDALLLERFLRFVDSRQLQVNLPRLLNFGQRNGQDFFGSAMGYFQKFALGDVDADNAVDEGRKKKGDDKKYLGPFIAAVMLKTAILKMAYHSIAIIAGKALIVGKIALIISAIIGLKKLVSAEGGEKTTYEIVKHPQVQHSQTYSSSHAGEYEAGHESGSYHRSIDDEMMMQDKAYNAWVPSRVHS, from the coding sequence ATGGACGTGAATTTCAGGCTAGGGATCGCATTAATACTGATCGCACTGTGTCAGGAAGCGACCTTATTGGAATTGCCCGCTCAGAACAGTAATGGCAACAGCAGTCCTCACAAAACCGCTCGTAGCACATTGCTCGATAATGGACTCACGCGTACATTAAAGCATATTTACGGTATTTGTGGTGATCGAGATGATCTCTTTTGGTGCTTCAAGGTGCAGGCAGCACGCATGTTGGGACGCGCGTTGAAAGTGCACAACATAAATATCTTGGAGGGAGTCACCATTATCAAGAAGGTGGAAAATGAGACACGGACTGCCCGTGCGAGCGCAAATGCGGATTTTATTCTGAATAATCGCGATTTGGATAATCTGTCGATGAAAAGCTTGGATGCGCTGTTACTGGAGCGGTTTTTGCGCTTCGTTGACAGTCGACAGCTGCAGGTGAATTTACCGCGCCTACTTAATTTCGGACAGCGTAATGGGCAAGATTTCTTTGGCTCGGCAATGGGTTACTTCCAAAAATTTGCTTTAGGTGACGTGGACGCTGACAATGCTGTAGATGAGGGACGTAAAAAGAAGGGCGACGATAAGAAGTACTTGGGTCCATTTATTGCGGCTGTAATGCTAAAGACGGCCATACTGAAGATGGCCTATCACTCTATTGCAATTATCGCGGGCAAGGCACTGATCGTGGGAAAAATTGCGCTCATAATCAGCGCCATAATTGGACTCAAGAAGTTGGTGTCGGCGGAGGGTGGTGAAAAGACCACTTACGAAATAGTGAAACACCCACAAGTACAGCACAGCCAAACCTATTCATCAAGTCATGCGGGCGAATACGAGGCTGGGCATGAAAGTGGCTCTTACCATCGCAGCATCGATGACGAGATGATGATGCAGGATAAGGCTTACAACGCTTGGGTGCCGTCGCGTGTGCATTCATAA
- the LOC120766899 gene encoding uncharacterized protein LOC120766899, whose amino-acid sequence MSSSRGVFVKLTFIVCITFVQAVTNVDPSSRELDQFRYCMRQSQHPSLRECVGRTALNFLQRFDEQDNYTLFRDLVSTKDDKISARSLVNFLDTDPVDFRGILENAGAVMGQRGLEWHMDAIYPGLMFKIGPTADTNSVAQFVLDPSTVERNFGYEEPSTVRLLTKQYLLPFLLGFKFNLVALVPLVFAGICLLLKKSLFLAKFAIYLSSFLGVGGALTALSAGAGAGGFGGFGLFGGGGGGLPLGPPPFNPLAHAYGGGDGYLPGKAGVFNQHYENDELHHHPPYKRNDRKVNFEKPREYASRATVTATTPAPDRFYDYEKQVAMIHNRSGKLRSTNGKLGPSAYDDDEGEVKIADFKTTNQEHNGWKVVDLRV is encoded by the exons ATGTCATCCTCGCGTGGTGTTTTCGTAAAACTAACTTTCATTGTGTGCATAACTTTCGTTCAAGCAGTCACTAATGTAGACCCGTCATCACGCGAACTCGATCAATTTCGTTACTGCATGCGCCAGTCGCAGCATCCGAGTTTGCGCGAGTGCGTCGGTCGCACAGCCCTCAATTTCCTGCAGCGCTTCGATGAACAAGACAATTACACACTATTTAGGGATTTAGTTTCTACGAAGGACGATAAAATTTCGGCGCGTTCTTTGGTAAATTTTTTGGACACAGACCCTGTGGATTTCAG AGGAATATTGGAAAATGCCGGTGCCGTAATGGGTCAACGTGGGCTTGAATGGCATATGGATGCAATATATCCGGGATTAATGTTCAAGATTGGGCCCACTGCCGATACGAATAGTGTGGCTCAGTTTGTGCTCGATCCATCTACTGTTGAGCGAAACTTTGGCTATGAAGAGCCATCAACAG TTCGCCTCTTAACGAAACAATACCTGCTGCCATTTTTGCTTGGGTTTAAATTCAACTTGGTCGCACTGGTGCCGCTTGTGTTCGCCGGTATTTGCTTGCTGCTGAAGAAGTCGCTTTTCTTGGCTAAGTTCGCCATTTATCTAAGCAGCTTTTTAGGCGTTGGTGGCGCTTTAACTGCGCTCAGTGCTGGCGCTGGTGCAGGCGGATTTGGAGGCTTTGGACTTTTCGGCGGAGGCGGCGGTGGTCTTCCGCTGGGACCCCCGCCCTTCAACCCTCTGGCTCATGCATATGGAGGTGGCGATGGGTACTTACCCGGCAAAGCAGGTGTTTTCAATCAACACTACGAAAACGATGAACTTCATCACCATCCACCATATAAACGCAACGATCGTAAAGTAAACTTCGAAAAGCCACGTGAGTATGCATCACGGGCTACCGTAACAGCAACAACGCCGGCTCCTGACCGATTTTACGACTATGAGAAGCAAGTCGCCATGATACATAATAGAAGCGGAAAATTGCGGTCAACGAACGGAAAACTCGGTCCCAGTGCTTATGATGACGACGAAGGTGAGGTGAAAATTGCTGATTTCAAGACAACGAATCAAGAACATAATGGTTGGAAAGTCGTTGATTTGAGGGTGTGA